In Acidimicrobiales bacterium, the following are encoded in one genomic region:
- a CDS encoding MBL fold metallo-hydrolase, which produces METTVTEIADGIYRLSTLTDAVPGGFTFNQFLVKGDEPLLFHTGLKESFQSVSDAVNTVVPVETLRWVTFGHWEADESGALNQWLTAAPHAELAVGAIGTMLSGNDQAIRPPRPLANGEVLDLGPKRVRWIDTPHVPHGWDAGLLFEETTGTLLCGDLFAQTGDASITEGDIVTPAAAVEDMMSATSLTPRTAPTIRGLADLRPSTLALMHGPSFRGDGASALLALADDYKARLEKQSAEVG; this is translated from the coding sequence ATGGAAACCACAGTCACCGAGATTGCAGACGGCATCTACCGCCTGTCGACGTTGACCGACGCCGTCCCAGGCGGGTTCACGTTCAACCAGTTCCTGGTCAAGGGCGACGAGCCCCTGCTCTTCCACACCGGGCTGAAAGAGTCATTCCAGTCCGTGTCTGACGCGGTGAACACTGTCGTTCCCGTCGAGACCCTTCGCTGGGTCACCTTCGGTCACTGGGAAGCCGACGAGTCGGGCGCTCTGAACCAATGGCTGACCGCCGCGCCCCACGCCGAGCTGGCCGTCGGGGCGATCGGCACGATGCTCTCGGGCAACGACCAGGCCATCCGCCCGCCGCGCCCGCTGGCCAACGGGGAGGTCCTCGACCTCGGCCCCAAGCGTGTGCGCTGGATCGACACCCCCCATGTCCCGCACGGATGGGACGCCGGGCTCCTCTTCGAGGAGACCACCGGGACACTCCTGTGTGGAGATCTGTTCGCCCAGACAGGGGACGCGTCGATCACCGAGGGCGACATCGTCACTCCCGCGGCCGCCGTTGAGGACATGATGAGCGCCACGTCGCTGACCCCGCGCACGGCGCCAACCATCCGTGGGCTGGCCGACCTCCGGCCCTCGACGCTGGCCCTCATGCATGGCCCGTCGTTCCGTGGTGACGGCGCGTCGGCCCTCCTGGCCCTAGCTGACGACTACAAGGCCCGCCTCGAGAAGCAGTCGGCCGAGGTCGGATGA
- a CDS encoding maleylpyruvate isomerase family mycothiol-dependent enzyme produces the protein MKETMVRVEDVAPISHREGMALAETEYQRFTDMLGQLQPGDWSTQTVCTDWNVRQLVAHVLGFAESNASFRVFVSSMRRGKKRAAEKGYDHFVHGINEVQVEEREHVTPAELVSRWSETWPKALKGRKRFPPFMRPIPLDFGPPIGNVPMGSYLIDVAFTRDTWMHRIDICRAVGLDPVLTPDHDGRLIEHMAAEWARVHGLAFTLHLEGPAGGTFVSGSGGEELTIDAVEWIWILSGRATGTGLLEKELPL, from the coding sequence GTGAAGGAGACCATGGTGCGAGTCGAGGACGTCGCGCCGATCAGCCATCGAGAAGGTATGGCGCTCGCCGAGACCGAGTACCAGCGGTTCACGGACATGCTCGGCCAGCTCCAGCCCGGCGACTGGTCCACCCAGACGGTGTGCACGGACTGGAACGTGCGCCAGCTGGTGGCCCACGTGCTCGGCTTCGCCGAGAGCAATGCCTCCTTCCGTGTGTTCGTGAGCTCCATGCGCCGGGGCAAGAAGCGGGCGGCCGAGAAGGGATACGACCACTTCGTCCACGGCATCAACGAGGTCCAGGTCGAAGAACGCGAGCACGTCACGCCGGCTGAGCTCGTGAGCCGCTGGTCTGAGACGTGGCCCAAGGCCCTCAAGGGCCGCAAGCGGTTCCCGCCGTTCATGCGGCCCATCCCACTGGATTTCGGGCCGCCGATCGGCAACGTGCCGATGGGTTCGTACCTGATCGACGTGGCGTTCACCCGCGACACCTGGATGCACCGAATCGACATCTGCCGGGCGGTGGGACTCGACCCGGTCCTGACCCCGGACCATGACGGGCGGCTCATCGAGCACATGGCCGCAGAATGGGCCCGCGTCCATGGCCTCGCTTTCACGCTGCACCTCGAAGGACCCGCCGGAGGCACGTTCGTTAGTGGTAGCGGAGGCGAAGAGTTGACCATCGACGCAGTCGAATGGATCTGGATCCTGTCGGGCCGGGCCACCGGCACCGGCCTACTCGAAAAGGAGCTACCCCTGTAA
- a CDS encoding TetR/AcrR family transcriptional regulator: MVVEPIRDRRTERREATKAEILDAAWELVRAEGLAALNLRDLAANVGMRPPSLYSYFDSKRAIYDAMFLQGNLELLARYEAQPEPTDPVEGLRAGGRLFVQFGVEDPARAQLLFMRTIPGFEPSQETYDVAVRIVELGKARMKRCGIPLEYFDLWTALISGIVWQQIANEPGGNRWVRWVDDVVDMFLAHVDKPKKKGRTT, translated from the coding sequence ATGGTTGTAGAGCCGATCCGAGATAGGCGTACCGAACGCCGGGAGGCGACCAAGGCGGAGATTCTCGATGCAGCCTGGGAGCTGGTGCGGGCTGAAGGCCTGGCTGCTCTGAACCTGCGCGACCTGGCGGCCAACGTCGGCATGCGGCCGCCGTCGTTGTACTCGTACTTCGACTCCAAGCGCGCCATCTACGACGCCATGTTCTTGCAGGGCAACCTGGAGCTGCTGGCCCGTTACGAGGCCCAGCCGGAACCCACCGATCCCGTTGAGGGCCTGCGGGCGGGTGGGCGGCTGTTCGTCCAGTTCGGCGTCGAGGACCCGGCGCGGGCGCAGCTGCTGTTCATGCGCACCATCCCCGGTTTCGAACCGTCGCAGGAGACCTACGACGTCGCCGTGCGCATCGTGGAGCTGGGCAAGGCGCGCATGAAGCGGTGCGGCATACCGCTCGAGTACTTCGACCTGTGGACCGCGTTGATCTCGGGCATCGTCTGGCAACAGATCGCCAACGAGCCCGGAGGGAACCGGTGGGTCCGGTGGGTCGACGACGTCGTCGACATGTTCCTGGCCCACGTCGACAAGCCCAAGAAAAAGGGGAGGACCACGTGA